Proteins encoded in a region of the Zea mays cultivar B73 chromosome 2, Zm-B73-REFERENCE-NAM-5.0, whole genome shotgun sequence genome:
- the LOC100382672 gene encoding Protein THYLAKOID FORMATION1, chloroplastic-like codes for MASISSLPFAPLRGAAEWRPSSTAPAVSGAVVLSARSRRGSGSVVRCVATASDVPPTVGETKLNFLKSYKRPIPSIYSTVLQELLVQQHLMRYKRTYQYDAVFALGFVTVYDQLMEGYPSIEDRDSIFKAYITALNEDPNQYRADALKMEGWARSQNGSSLVDFSSRDGEIESILKDISERAKGKGNFSYSRFFAVGLFRLLELANATEPTVLDKLCAALNINKRSVDRDLDVYRNILSKLVQAKELLKEYVDREKKKREERSETPKPNEAVTKFDGNLYSIRH; via the exons ATGGCGTCCATATCGTCGCTTCCCTTTGCGCCGCTGCGCGGAGCCGCCGAGTGGAGGCCGTCGTCGACGGCGCCGGCCGTCTCCGGCGCCGTCGTGCTCAGCGCGAGGTCTCGGCGGGGCTCGGGCTCGGTGGTGCGCTGCGTCGCCACGGCGAGTG ATGTCCCACCTACTGTTGGAGAAACAAAGTTGAACTTCCTTAAGTCATACAAACGCCCAATCCCAAGCATTTACAGTACGGTCTTACAAGAACTTCTGGTGCAGCAACACCTGATGAGATACAAAAGAACCTATCAGTATGATGCTGTGTTTGCTCTTGGATTCGTCACTGTCTATGATCAGCTCATGGAAGGGTACCCCAGCATCGAGGACAGGGATTCCATCTTCAAGGCATATATAACAGCATTAAATGAAGATCCTAATCAATACAG AGCTGATGCACTAAAGATGGAAGGGTGGGCACGTTCCCAGAATGGCAGTTCCTTAGTTGATTTTTCTTCTAGAGATGGTGAAATTGAATCCATTCTGAAAGATATATCAGAAAGGGCCAAGGGTAAGGGAAACTTCAGCTACAGCCGATTCTTTGCAGTTGGCTTGTTCCGTTTGCTTGAGCTTGCAAATGCAACAGAACCAACAGTACTAGACAAG CTTTGCGCTGCGCTAAACATCAATAAAAGAAGTGTGGATAGGGACCTTGATGTTTACCGCAACATACTCTCAAAGCTGGTTCAAGCCAAGGAACTTCTCAAGGAATACGTGGATAG ggaaaagaagaagagagAAGAAAGATCAGAAACCCCAAAGCCAAATGAAGCTGTCACAAAATTTGATGGAAATCTTTATTCCATAAGGCATTAG
- the LOC100216729 gene encoding Chlorophyll a-b binding protein CP29.1, chloroplastic-like: MASSVAAAASTFLGTRLADPAPQNGRIVARFGFGGGKPKAAVPKKVAKTSISSDRPLWFPGAVAPDYLDGSLVGDYGFDPFGLGKPVEYLQFELDSLDQNLAKNEAGGIIGTRFESSDVKSTPLQPYSEVFGLQRFRECELIHGRWAMLATLGALTVEWLTGVTWQDAGKVELVDGSSYLGQPLPFTISTLIWIEVLVIGYIEFQRNAELDPEKRLYPGGSYFDPLALAADPEKKERLQLAEIKHARLAMVAFLGFAVQAAATGKGPLNNWATHLSDPLHTTIFDTFGGSS; encoded by the exons ATGGCTTCGTCGGTGGCCGCCGCGGCGAGCACATTCCTGGGCACCCGCCTGGCGGACCCGGCGCCGCAGAACGGGCGCATCGTGGCCCGGTTTGGGTTCGGCGGCGGAAAGCCCAAGGCTGCCGTCCCGAAGAAGGTGGCGAAGACGTCGATCTCCTCTGACCGGCCGCTGTGGTTCCCCGGCGCCGTGGCGCCCGACTACCTCGACGGCTCGCTGGTCGGCGACTACGGGTTCGACCCGTTCGGGCTCGGGAAGCCCGTGGAGTACCTGCAGTTCGAACTGGACTCGCTGGACCAGAACCTGGCCAAGAACGAGGCCGGCGGCATCATCGGCACCCGGTTCGAGTCCTCCGACGTCAAGTCCACCCCGCTCCAGCCCTACAGCGAGGTGTTCGGCCTCCAGCGGTTCCGCGAGTGCGAGCTCATCCACGGCCGATGGGCCATGCTCGCCACCCTCGGCGCCCTCACCGTCGAGTGGCTCACCGGCGTCACCTGGCAGGATGCTGGCAAG GTGGAGCTGGTGGATGGGTCCTCCTACCTGGGCCAGCCGCTGCCGTTCACCATCTCGACGCTCATCTGGATCGAGGTGCTTGTGATCGGCTACATCGAGTTCCAGCGCAACGCCGAGCTCGACCCGGAGAAGAGGCTGTACCCCGGCGGCTCCTACTTTGACCCGCTCGCCTTGGCGGCCGACCCCGAGAAGAAGGAGCGGCTGCAGCTGGCGGAGATCAAGCACGCGCGCCTCGCCATGGTCGCCTTCCTCGGCTTCGCCGTGCAGGCCGCCGCCACCGGCAAGGGGCCACTCAACAACTGGGCCACCCACCTTAGCGACCCACTCCATACCACCATCTTCGACACGTTCGGAGGATCCTCTTAA